One genomic window of Limanda limanda chromosome 16, fLimLim1.1, whole genome shotgun sequence includes the following:
- the cd28 gene encoding cytotoxic T-lymphocyte protein 4 — protein sequence MFLTLMGWTVVTLSLCRPVWTASKVIQPYRVTSISGTAQVQCFITPQPFYLQQTQPSDSSGPVEVRVTLLRGLHGSQGLCSTTLNFTEPRETSVEEVGEVQCSAEVRGGAVQVTVSGLKAADTDLYRCQIQVLYPPPYLRLTGNGTLIHVPDNCDAPMQEMVQQSDEEEGEEGEKEKEPVSAPVVVLVILVMFVLIIIIYLQTLQCERRKKDSVVPASAAGSC from the exons ATGTTCCTGACTCTGATGGGATGGACCGTGGTGACCCTCAGCCTCTGTCGGCCTGTGTGGACCG CATCGAAGGTGATCCAGCCGTACAGAGTGACGAGCATCAGCGGCACAGCTCAGGTCCAGTGCTTCATCACGCCCCAGCCCTTCTACCTGCAGCAGACCCAACCCTCCGACTCCTCTGGCCCTGTGGAGGTCCGTGTGACTCTGCTCAGAGGCCTCCACGGCTCCCAGGGCCTCTGCTCCACCACGCTCAACTTCACCGAGCCCAGAGAGACAagtgtggaggaggtgggggag GTGCAGTGTTCTGCTGAGGTGAGAGGGGGCGCCGTGCAGGTGACCGTGTCAGGACTGAAAGCCGCAGACACAGATCTGTATCGCTGTCAGATCCAGGTCCTCTACCCTCCTCCTTACCTGCGGCTCACTGGAAATGGGACCCTCATCCATGTCCCAG ACAACTGTGACGCTCCCATGCAGGAGATGGTCCAgcagagtgatgaagaggagggtgaggagggggagaaggagaaggaaccAGTCAGCGCCCCCGTGGTGGTCCTGGTGATTCTGGTCATGTtcgtcctcatcatcatcatctaccTACAG ACTCTCCAGTGTGAACGAAGGAAGAAGGACAGTGTTGTTCCTGCGTCGGCTGCTGGAAGCTGCTGA
- the LOC133021503 gene encoding probable N-acetyltransferase camello produces the protein MANIQIRKYREDDSEAVKEIFTMGMSEHIPSFFMHVLKQLLMQMVLMIVFCALMTSSKSFLLPILALTLCLAGARQFVVYMFNQYIDSSLKKDLNSISETYLSQKDSGFWVAESDGQVVSTVACLPAWEAPGCLELKRMSVCRRHRRMGIAKTLCQTITDFTRERGYAAVILRTSVVQTDAQKLYENLGFQKIREFAIPEFPAKILNFNLLEYRLDLQKDGKTD, from the coding sequence ATGGCCAACATTCAGATCCGCAAATACCGAGAGGACGATTCCGAGGCAGTGAAGGAGATCTTCACCATGGGGATGAGCGAGCACATCCCTTCGTTCTTCATGCACGTCCTGAAGCAGCTGCTCATGCAGATGGTGCTGATGATCGTCTTCTGCGCTCTCATGACCAGCTCCAAGTCCTTCCTGCTGCCCATCCTGGCGCTCACCCTGTGCCTAGCCGGGGCGCGGCAGTTTGTGGTCTACATGTTCAACCAGTACATCGACTCCTCCCTCAAGAAGGACCTCAACAGCATCAGTGAGACCTACCTGAGCCAGAAGGACTCTGGTTTCTGGGTGGCTGAGAGCGATGGCCAGGTGGTCTCCACAGTGGCGTGCCTCCCCGCCTGGGAGGCGCCCGGGTGCCTGGAGCTGAAACGCATGTCCGTGTGCCGCAGGCACCGCAGGATGGGCATCGCTAAGACTCTGTGTCAGACAATTACTGATTTCACTCGTGAGAGGGGCTACGCAGCCGTCATTCTCCGAACCTCTGTGGTACAGACGGACGCTCAGAAGCTCTACGAGAACCTGGGCTTCCAGAAGATAAGAGAGTTCGCTATTCCCGAATTTCCTGCCAAAATCCTGAACTTCAATTTGCTTGAGTACAGACTGGATTTACAGAAAGACGGGAAAACTGACTGA